A region from the Vibrio sp. SS-MA-C1-2 genome encodes:
- a CDS encoding winged helix-turn-helix domain-containing protein → MIICFKQWTFTVSKNLLEYHSQDKGQISSSIELTPKESEVLHYLLQHPFELLTKDQLLDMIWPNQIVTEQSILNIMSKLRSHFKSITSGSEDNELFIKTVRKKGYIFEVYSKDIVIKPLQSLDHCEAENLMDAVIDVPRKERSHSDREPLKASLNEIGLKITDPQELNVLEYIKDESQCLTNDNNQKQEKVTPLIAKVLGSEDKDLKKRKGIIISVTALFSLSLLLISTLITMKHNSNYTIYSVENEQPLYLNNPNGLTELMVKARGETLTKARFTALYQLTQQYLSGYSQAQGKVTKQAELNIYQADNSLVMVFITPENHPLTIDIKGGIDDYQQALVKLKEKYQAVL, encoded by the coding sequence ATGATTATTTGCTTTAAACAATGGACATTTACGGTCAGTAAAAACTTACTTGAATACCATAGTCAAGATAAGGGGCAAATTAGCAGCTCAATAGAGTTAACGCCGAAAGAGTCAGAAGTACTGCATTATCTTTTACAACACCCTTTTGAACTGCTGACTAAAGACCAACTGCTTGATATGATTTGGCCAAATCAGATTGTGACCGAGCAATCAATATTAAATATTATGTCGAAGTTGAGATCGCACTTTAAGTCTATCACTTCAGGGAGTGAAGATAATGAGCTCTTTATAAAAACGGTCAGAAAAAAAGGGTATATCTTTGAAGTTTATTCTAAAGATATCGTGATTAAGCCGTTACAGTCATTAGATCATTGTGAAGCTGAAAACTTAATGGATGCTGTCATTGATGTCCCAAGAAAAGAGCGTAGTCACTCTGATCGTGAACCGTTAAAAGCGTCATTAAATGAGATTGGATTAAAAATAACCGATCCTCAAGAGCTAAATGTCCTTGAATATATAAAAGATGAAAGCCAGTGTTTAACAAATGATAATAACCAGAAACAAGAAAAGGTCACTCCCTTAATAGCAAAAGTACTTGGTTCTGAAGATAAGGACTTGAAAAAGAGAAAGGGAATAATCATATCAGTTACTGCTTTATTCTCTCTTTCATTGCTGTTAATCAGTACATTAATAACGATGAAACATAATAGTAACTATACGATTTATTCGGTTGAGAATGAGCAACCCCTTTATTTGAATAATCCGAATGGCTTGACTGAATTAATGGTGAAAGCAAGGGGAGAAACACTGACCAAAGCGCGCTTTACTGCGTTGTATCAATTAACACAACAATATTTATCAGGATATAGTCAAGCGCAAGGAAAGGTAACCAAACAAGCAGAGCTTAATATTTATCAAGCTGATAACTCTTTGGTGATGGTCTTTATTACACCAGAGAATCATCCTCTTACCATTGATATTAAGGGTGGGATTGATGATTATCAACAAGCGTTAGTTAAACTAAAAGAAAAATATCAGGCGGTTTTATGA
- a CDS encoding molecular chaperone: MKTNVISKCFKAKQQPLNIVLFVLVSALFSTSSYAAFSLNTTRVIYSEQSQGQTLVVSNSNDKRYGGQSWIESEDPLLSNSTFVNTPSLFTVDGKGRQSIRVMKTGFPLPGDQESLFWFYLQELPPNLAQSNQLQFAMQTKIKLIYRPRSLQKDRENAESKMEVNMDDEGKVININNPTPYYFAVHRLILSAKESQDRVLKNKLLSVIKPHQQFQVKNSIALKKGDEINIEYVDDFGAYHQQQLTVN, encoded by the coding sequence ATGAAAACAAACGTAATATCCAAATGTTTCAAAGCAAAGCAACAACCATTGAATATAGTGCTCTTTGTTTTAGTGAGCGCTCTATTTTCTACATCGAGCTATGCCGCTTTTAGTTTAAATACGACCCGAGTGATTTATTCCGAGCAGAGCCAAGGGCAAACTTTAGTGGTGAGTAACAGTAATGATAAACGGTATGGCGGACAGAGCTGGATTGAATCAGAAGATCCTTTGTTGTCAAACAGCACTTTTGTTAATACGCCCTCTCTATTTACGGTTGATGGCAAAGGCCGTCAAAGTATTCGAGTGATGAAGACTGGATTTCCGTTGCCCGGCGATCAAGAGTCACTTTTTTGGTTTTATTTGCAAGAGTTACCGCCTAATTTAGCGCAGAGTAATCAGTTGCAATTTGCTATGCAGACAAAAATAAAACTTATTTATCGTCCTCGTTCTTTACAAAAAGATCGAGAGAATGCTGAGTCTAAAATGGAAGTTAATATGGATGATGAGGGAAAAGTGATTAATATTAACAACCCAACGCCTTACTATTTTGCCGTTCATCGTTTGATTCTATCGGCTAAAGAATCACAGGATCGAGTGTTAAAAAATAAATTACTTTCTGTCATCAAGCCTCATCAGCAGTTCCAAGTTAAAAACAGTATTGCGTTGAAAAAAGGCGATGAGATCAACATTGAGTACGTTGACGACTTTGGCGCTTATCACCAACAACAACTAACGGTGAACTAG
- a CDS encoding DmsE family decaheme c-type cytochrome: MSKFRFLLSSFLTCFMLLLSLNSFATEIKAQDSVWADMPQHEFETILDEKFAKGSYSKKGADNCLACHRKNKKVMAIFKAPHGQTENAESPMAGLQCESCHGPMGNHKRRGKEPMITFNPKSPLSTEKQNSVCLSCHQDEERMAWHASTHNLEEVACADCHVVHASHDPILDKKLEVETCTSCHSEEKADMHKRSSHPLAFGDMTCTDCHNPHDSMSEASLKAFTINETCVDCHAEKRGPFLSEHAPVVDNCANCHAPHGSVNEDLLIRKPPQLCQECHKQHQPVNGTPNVFLSGESCLNCHSEIHGSNHLNVPGEPAFNR; this comes from the coding sequence ATGAGTAAATTTCGTTTTCTTCTCTCTTCTTTTTTAACTTGCTTTATGTTGTTGCTCTCATTAAATAGTTTTGCAACGGAAATAAAAGCGCAAGACAGTGTTTGGGCTGATATGCCTCAACATGAATTTGAAACCATATTGGATGAAAAATTTGCCAAAGGTAGTTATTCAAAAAAAGGCGCTGACAACTGCTTAGCTTGTCACCGTAAGAATAAAAAAGTCATGGCGATATTTAAGGCTCCCCATGGTCAAACTGAAAATGCTGAAAGCCCAATGGCAGGATTACAATGTGAATCATGTCACGGCCCAATGGGGAATCATAAGCGACGCGGTAAAGAGCCGATGATCACCTTTAACCCTAAATCACCACTTTCAACAGAAAAACAGAACAGTGTTTGTCTCTCATGTCATCAGGACGAAGAGCGAATGGCTTGGCACGCATCTACCCATAACCTAGAAGAGGTTGCTTGTGCGGATTGTCATGTTGTTCATGCCAGCCATGACCCTATCTTAGATAAAAAGCTAGAGGTTGAAACCTGTACGAGTTGTCATAGTGAAGAGAAAGCCGATATGCATAAACGCTCTTCTCATCCATTAGCGTTTGGCGATATGACCTGTACCGATTGTCACAACCCACATGACTCAATGAGTGAAGCTTCTCTTAAAGCATTTACGATTAATGAAACCTGTGTCGATTGTCATGCTGAGAAACGTGGCCCATTCCTTTCAGAACATGCTCCTGTGGTTGATAACTGTGCCAATTGTCATGCCCCTCACGGTAGTGTCAATGAAGATTTACTGATCCGTAAACCGCCACAACTATGTCAAGAGTGTCATAAACAACACCAGCCAGTTAACGGTACGCCAAATGTCTTCTTATCAGGTGAAAGTTGCCTTAATTGTCATAGCGAAATTCACGGTTCAAACCATTTGAATGTTCCTGGTGAACCTGCATTCAATCGATAA
- a CDS encoding outer membrane beta-barrel protein codes for MSKVINKKTVIAIALASITSAAMAPAAFAGNSYMGGGVGYSDFEDACSNSKTKDAGGCDDEDLGYNLFVGYQFNDYFAIEGGYFDLGKAEVNNDKFRTHGGTLSAISRLPLGERFSLFGELGAYGYHAETNNRTDNGISPMAGAGITYKMSNSFDLQARYRRTEQIGRDRNTGMNDNNYMGLELVYHIGRSPIVPIAAVVVEEVIPVVEPEPVVEAIVEPVMPVYVTKTAQDNETVLFGFDSANLDYQAKSTLDEAIRFVNQYENSSINLLARTDTQGHSDYNQKLSERRAMAVKQYLVSNGVSIEKISDTAIGEDGMVNHNKTSRANDRRVELTLTGNYQVEVTAKAN; via the coding sequence ATGAGTAAAGTAATTAATAAAAAAACCGTTATCGCAATTGCCTTAGCATCTATCACATCAGCAGCAATGGCTCCTGCTGCTTTTGCCGGAAATAGCTACATGGGTGGTGGTGTCGGTTATTCAGATTTTGAAGATGCCTGCTCAAATAGCAAGACAAAAGATGCCGGTGGCTGTGATGATGAAGATCTCGGTTATAACCTATTTGTTGGTTATCAATTTAATGATTACTTTGCGATTGAAGGGGGTTACTTCGACCTTGGTAAAGCAGAAGTGAACAACGATAAATTTAGAACTCATGGCGGTACATTATCTGCAATTAGCCGCCTACCTTTAGGTGAACGTTTCTCCTTATTTGGTGAATTAGGCGCTTATGGTTATCACGCTGAAACTAACAATCGTACCGATAATGGTATTTCTCCAATGGCTGGTGCGGGTATTACTTATAAAATGAGTAATAGCTTTGATCTACAAGCACGATACCGTCGAACAGAGCAGATCGGACGTGATCGCAATACTGGCATGAATGATAATAATTATATGGGATTAGAATTAGTCTATCATATTGGTCGCTCACCAATTGTTCCTATTGCAGCCGTTGTTGTAGAAGAAGTCATCCCGGTTGTCGAGCCAGAGCCTGTTGTTGAAGCCATAGTGGAACCAGTGATGCCAGTATATGTCACTAAAACGGCTCAAGATAATGAAACCGTACTGTTTGGTTTTGATTCAGCAAACTTAGATTATCAAGCAAAATCAACACTGGATGAAGCGATTCGATTCGTTAATCAATATGAAAATAGCTCAATCAATTTATTGGCAAGAACTGATACCCAAGGTCATTCCGATTACAATCAAAAACTCTCTGAACGTCGCGCAATGGCAGTTAAGCAATACTTAGTCAGTAATGGTGTGAGTATTGAAAAAATCAGTGATACTGCGATTGGAGAAGATGGCATGGTTAACCATAACAAAACATCTCGCGCGAATGATCGTCGTGTCGAGTTAACGTTAACGGGTAACTACCAAGTCGAAGTGACCGCTAAAGCAAACTAA
- a CDS encoding fimbrial protein — protein MKNEDVINRTKQMVAICSILLSSASYGAGNSGVVNFNGMITNTTCDTKIVVDGAEVGFVDLGIVSTTDFNNQVGKPTVSDVKFAVAAVDPTSCLANTASINLVGQGVSGFDDVLSSDDIATTHVGVQVLFDDDTQVLNKGLVPADTNFDFESQAIQMKANFFATEVQTFAGSVKSNATYQIVYL, from the coding sequence ATGAAAAATGAAGATGTGATAAACCGAACGAAACAAATGGTAGCAATCTGTTCTATTTTATTGTCATCAGCAAGCTATGGTGCGGGGAATAGCGGGGTTGTTAATTTTAATGGCATGATTACCAATACGACATGCGATACAAAAATTGTGGTTGATGGGGCAGAAGTAGGTTTTGTTGATTTAGGCATCGTATCTACAACCGATTTTAATAACCAAGTCGGCAAACCAACGGTTAGTGATGTGAAGTTTGCCGTCGCAGCAGTGGATCCGACAAGTTGTTTGGCTAATACCGCGTCAATTAATCTAGTGGGTCAGGGTGTGAGTGGTTTTGATGATGTATTGAGTTCTGATGATATTGCGACGACTCATGTAGGGGTTCAGGTGTTATTTGATGATGATACTCAAGTCTTAAATAAGGGATTAGTGCCTGCGGATACCAACTTTGACTTTGAATCTCAGGCCATTCAAATGAAAGCCAACTTTTTTGCGACAGAAGTGCAGACATTTGCAGGTTCAGTTAAAAGTAATGCAACTTATCAAATTGTTTACTTATAA
- a CDS encoding fimbria/pilus outer membrane usher protein produces MRFSIFIVTLFAISPVFGADFNTAFIQGEQNLSSNVDQLLEEYHQLPLGKQHLNVFFNHKALGYLSVMIVTDSTGEHIPCFSLKQKEFLGINLNYRAENKLLNSTCNEFFKQLNGKVKYDPANLALSVSIPNKYLKNDQQIDFEQRQFSSGINSAFINYSLSARYSEQVSNDLVLPFYSDLGINLSDWRIRANFSDTDLLQSDFEFQQAYAAKPIIDVAGEVVIGESLTQGEMIDSIPYLGFSFRSDSEILPRYKQYYSPLIHGVADSNSTVNIYQGHYLIYTKQVAAGAFIIDDLPRLSNNQIWLEVISADGTKKGYPYTVSDTASLLSDDTWQYEVTGGLYRQDQSHFDHPFFYTELGYGIDRYTVRGGMTLSDIYAGFAVGVAVDMGEWGALGIDYQQANSQDFNDQSYHGDRISASYSQQFDSGFHLQLSSYINLSPQYFTFSQGINRAEQDDDFSEPSLNKSRFEINANYDFYGVNFYLNLAQDNYRSGHYLSNNLGNNLSNSSSYSDSRNNDYLNQERHQLTYSAGFSGYIGGINYSVSGNYTDYSASKDDHSVLLTLNFPLSFGSGTHNAYSTYTHNQNGDTLEVGQNGSFENYTYSLGTTMAEGQPDYLRATLSADQQRANYSLHADLNSQGKSTVSGNLTGAVALFNDGVVFGSERSDNYIIAKVGDQPDVIVNGHKTNAEGYVLLSHIQPYEQNQITVDSSTLTNNLEIGQMVATRLPIRGAMNLVDFDAHYVSRAVLRLIDQSDHPLPLGTVINVEGKTFAVGLNGEVMVTVLDTQMINREIRFDTEQCRGSFSIDPQSNINQSQQIRYLNSVRCL; encoded by the coding sequence GTGCGCTTTTCTATTTTTATTGTTACTTTATTTGCTATTTCTCCAGTTTTTGGCGCTGATTTTAATACGGCTTTTATTCAAGGTGAGCAAAATTTATCGTCAAATGTTGATCAGTTATTAGAAGAATATCACCAATTACCACTTGGTAAACAGCATCTAAATGTATTCTTTAATCATAAAGCATTAGGTTATTTGAGCGTAATGATTGTGACAGATAGCACGGGAGAACATATTCCTTGTTTTAGTCTTAAGCAGAAAGAATTTTTAGGGATTAATCTAAACTATCGAGCTGAAAATAAATTGCTTAATTCAACATGTAATGAGTTTTTTAAGCAATTAAATGGCAAGGTAAAATATGATCCTGCTAATTTAGCGCTGTCGGTCTCTATTCCTAACAAATACTTAAAAAATGATCAACAAATTGATTTTGAACAGCGTCAATTTAGTTCCGGTATCAATAGCGCGTTTATTAATTACTCACTCTCTGCTAGATACAGTGAGCAGGTATCTAATGATCTTGTTTTGCCTTTTTATTCAGATTTAGGGATCAATTTAAGTGATTGGCGTATTCGAGCTAATTTCTCTGATACAGATTTATTACAAAGTGATTTTGAATTTCAACAAGCTTATGCGGCAAAACCGATTATTGATGTCGCAGGTGAAGTCGTGATTGGTGAATCATTAACCCAAGGTGAAATGATTGACTCCATTCCTTATTTAGGCTTTTCATTTCGTAGTGACAGTGAAATATTGCCCCGTTATAAACAGTATTATTCGCCTTTGATTCATGGTGTCGCAGATAGCAACTCAACGGTAAATATCTATCAAGGTCATTATCTGATTTATACCAAACAGGTTGCCGCTGGGGCATTTATTATCGATGACCTTCCTCGTTTATCAAATAATCAAATCTGGTTAGAGGTGATTTCAGCGGATGGAACAAAAAAAGGATATCCCTATACCGTGAGCGATACCGCCTCGTTATTAAGTGACGATACTTGGCAGTATGAAGTGACGGGTGGACTCTATCGCCAAGATCAATCCCATTTTGACCATCCCTTTTTCTATACAGAATTAGGGTATGGCATTGATCGTTATACTGTTCGTGGAGGCATGACATTATCTGATATCTATGCCGGTTTTGCGGTTGGAGTTGCTGTTGATATGGGAGAGTGGGGGGCATTAGGTATCGATTATCAACAAGCAAATAGCCAAGACTTTAACGATCAGAGCTATCATGGTGATCGAATCTCAGCGAGCTATTCACAGCAGTTTGATTCTGGCTTTCATCTTCAATTATCGAGTTACATCAATTTATCTCCACAGTATTTCACTTTTAGCCAGGGAATTAATCGTGCTGAACAAGATGATGATTTTTCAGAGCCGTCATTAAATAAGAGCCGTTTTGAGATTAATGCTAACTATGATTTTTATGGCGTGAATTTTTATCTTAATTTGGCTCAAGATAATTATCGTTCAGGTCATTATCTAAGTAACAATTTAGGTAATAACCTAAGTAACAGTTCAAGTTATTCTGATTCGAGAAATAACGATTACCTTAATCAAGAGCGCCATCAGCTTACTTATTCTGCGGGATTTAGTGGTTATATTGGTGGGATTAATTATAGCGTATCTGGTAATTATACGGACTATAGTGCCAGTAAAGATGATCATTCAGTGCTGTTAACCCTTAATTTCCCGCTCTCTTTTGGTAGTGGTACGCATAACGCTTATAGCACTTACACTCATAATCAAAATGGTGACACCCTTGAAGTGGGACAGAATGGCTCATTTGAAAATTATACCTACTCATTAGGTACAACGATGGCAGAAGGCCAGCCTGACTACTTAAGAGCGACCCTTTCAGCCGATCAGCAACGAGCTAATTATAGCCTTCATGCGGATCTCAATAGCCAAGGGAAAAGTACGGTAAGTGGCAATTTAACCGGGGCTGTTGCGCTATTTAATGATGGGGTTGTTTTTGGATCAGAGCGTTCTGATAACTATATTATTGCCAAAGTGGGTGACCAGCCTGATGTTATCGTTAATGGACACAAAACCAACGCTGAAGGCTATGTATTATTGAGCCATATCCAACCTTATGAGCAAAATCAGATCACCGTTGATAGCTCAACTCTCACGAATAACTTAGAAATAGGCCAGATGGTGGCGACTCGACTTCCTATTCGTGGCGCAATGAACTTGGTTGATTTTGATGCACATTATGTTTCAAGAGCCGTTCTTCGGTTGATCGATCAAAGTGATCACCCTTTGCCATTAGGTACTGTGATCAATGTGGAAGGAAAAACGTTTGCTGTAGGTCTTAATGGCGAAGTGATGGTGACGGTATTGGATACTCAGATGATAAATAGAGAGATTCGATTCGATACCGAACAGTGCCGAGGGTCATTTTCTATCGATCCACAATCCAATATCAACCAGTCGCAACAGATCCGTTATCTAAACAGTGTGCGCTGTCTGTAA
- a CDS encoding fimbrial protein — MNNECQSLTGVELYHQQFQQQVENSENYSGKLIANALQYSNGKGGVELICQSGYNNRAGNERNNVYLSATTSYPVHRQGRNNYIQITPEISVASYYSINGKGHEESVPFSGKRVPTGKLKLMDNDRQIDTDKKRSIFTTQTKGGGEGKIDIKFTQPISGRVHFNGLISQLYAGLNNHHPKRTAIAETYLNLDLMIPAQCTLREGSTMSIDLGTVASRDLTLNQKPQGYSPREIKLNFDCNVDGDVRLGLMGVASKDNHAFMTSNKGIALLIEDNGEIVEPNKMTTLALSGNRGRYINSKDKNNKNNIDFKAEVYPVKTDNDVISAGPYQGAISISIEVL, encoded by the coding sequence ATGAACAATGAGTGTCAATCGTTGACTGGCGTAGAGCTATATCACCAACAATTTCAACAACAGGTAGAAAACAGTGAAAACTACAGTGGGAAATTAATTGCTAATGCCTTGCAATATAGTAATGGTAAGGGCGGGGTCGAACTTATTTGTCAGAGTGGATATAACAATAGAGCAGGAAATGAGAGGAATAATGTCTATTTGAGTGCTACAACATCCTATCCTGTTCATCGACAAGGGAGAAATAACTATATTCAGATCACGCCAGAAATTTCGGTCGCTTCTTATTACTCAATCAATGGTAAGGGGCATGAAGAGAGTGTGCCTTTTTCTGGTAAACGAGTGCCGACGGGCAAGCTGAAACTGATGGATAATGATCGACAAATTGATACAGATAAAAAGAGAAGTATTTTTACAACCCAGACAAAAGGTGGAGGAGAAGGAAAGATTGATATTAAATTTACTCAGCCGATTTCAGGACGAGTTCATTTTAATGGTTTAATTAGTCAACTGTATGCAGGATTAAACAATCATCACCCAAAACGTACGGCAATTGCAGAAACTTATTTAAATCTCGACCTTATGATTCCAGCACAGTGTACTCTTCGAGAAGGTTCGACAATGAGTATTGACTTGGGCACGGTAGCAAGTCGAGATTTAACGTTGAACCAGAAACCTCAAGGCTACTCACCAAGAGAGATCAAATTAAACTTTGATTGTAATGTGGATGGAGACGTTCGATTAGGGTTAATGGGTGTTGCTTCTAAAGATAACCATGCGTTTATGACATCCAATAAAGGTATTGCATTATTGATTGAAGATAATGGTGAAATTGTGGAGCCGAATAAAATGACAACATTAGCATTAAGTGGAAATAGAGGTCGTTATATAAACAGTAAAGATAAAAACAATAAAAATAATATCGATTTTAAAGCTGAAGTCTATCCAGTTAAAACGGATAATGATGTTATATCAGCAGGACCCTATCAGGGGGCGATTTCTATTTCTATTGAGGTTTTATAA
- a CDS encoding multiheme c-type cytochrome, protein MIKDLIFDWKKVTSSLLMVLALAGCNGGGSDSDSPSTNPQDDEPIVQPNDGLNLDLTEIKYTDNKPAVTVLAVDENGQTITGLTNLQVKPYQLHPQGEKGVGESAYWEQVYLSSSCEEQSDGYYQCSFGDYYDYSGNYQPSNIDRTLTQRFNVVGGHINTPEGDYIPRQEAVFDFDGNGNAPEYTLDVVKHETCTNCHNEDNPLTERHGSYFEAETCISCHNDVKLGTKRTEFNHLVHSIHNTTASFEDKNARLYDGEAAEHLIQNNCQSCHVDDDQLTESDNWKTVPTKEVCSGCHLDGYEDDKSIVYQEQFQHITDKENAVCSSCHTPESIYDNHMNKHDATKIATDSLKMHVTSEVVEGTTSENLAIRFEISLTDQYGSVNAQNIANQLNMIEIITNLDPNATVLSYYAKEKFVQKAVDTVGEGYVKDVVAVYGLDQKLTDDNFANGNITYTTSDLDLESNTAISIIGLRVCNDSDGYLTSCDMDSQLISIDGAEIYTAQSGITPEKRITGVTSEGCINCHNDTFQIHNSSIDTHHAGFIFNEDMDVTACAACHNSHGTYANNGQGAFERKLHLRHKNEFVVSECSQCHERIAEESFELKGPINTFFTGPVLDDAGEIVIDPETNEPEMEMKSGKYSTPIAATCTSCHDLTKQLDPALGGGSLEDHMNSAKAKINLDFAEVAEYMESESETCFSCHSPDVENHTLINN, encoded by the coding sequence ATGATTAAAGACTTAATTTTTGACTGGAAGAAGGTAACTTCTAGTCTTTTAATGGTTCTCGCTTTAGCGGGATGTAACGGTGGTGGGTCGGATTCTGATAGCCCTTCAACTAACCCTCAAGATGATGAACCTATCGTTCAACCTAATGATGGCTTAAACCTTGATTTAACAGAAATTAAATATACGGATAACAAACCAGCAGTGACGGTTCTTGCCGTTGATGAAAATGGTCAAACAATTACTGGTCTTACTAATTTGCAAGTAAAACCGTACCAACTTCATCCTCAAGGGGAAAAAGGAGTGGGTGAAAGTGCTTATTGGGAACAAGTTTATTTATCTTCAAGTTGTGAAGAGCAATCAGATGGTTATTACCAATGCTCATTTGGTGATTACTATGATTATAGTGGTAATTATCAACCATCAAATATTGACAGAACTTTAACTCAACGATTCAATGTTGTTGGTGGCCATATCAATACACCTGAAGGTGATTATATTCCACGCCAAGAAGCAGTATTCGACTTTGATGGTAATGGAAATGCTCCTGAGTATACTCTGGATGTTGTTAAGCATGAAACTTGTACTAACTGTCACAATGAAGATAACCCATTAACTGAGCGCCATGGTAGTTACTTTGAAGCTGAAACCTGTATTAGTTGTCACAATGATGTCAAGTTAGGGACTAAACGTACTGAGTTTAACCACCTTGTTCATTCCATTCATAATACGACTGCCTCTTTTGAAGATAAAAATGCTCGTTTATATGATGGTGAAGCCGCTGAACACCTCATTCAAAATAACTGTCAATCCTGTCATGTTGATGATGATCAGTTAACTGAGTCTGATAACTGGAAAACAGTTCCAACTAAAGAGGTTTGTTCTGGTTGTCATTTAGATGGCTACGAAGATGATAAATCTATCGTCTATCAAGAACAGTTCCAGCATATTACTGATAAAGAAAATGCTGTATGTTCAAGCTGTCATACGCCTGAAAGCATTTACGATAATCATATGAATAAGCATGATGCGACAAAGATTGCGACTGATTCATTGAAGATGCATGTAACGAGTGAAGTTGTTGAGGGTACAACCTCTGAAAATCTCGCTATCCGCTTTGAGATTTCATTGACGGATCAATATGGTTCGGTAAATGCTCAAAACATTGCTAATCAATTAAATATGATTGAAATTATTACTAACCTAGATCCTAATGCCACTGTTTTAAGCTATTACGCAAAAGAGAAGTTTGTTCAGAAAGCAGTTGATACTGTAGGTGAAGGTTATGTGAAAGATGTTGTTGCCGTCTATGGCCTAGACCAAAAACTAACCGATGATAACTTTGCTAATGGTAATATTACTTACACGACGTCTGACTTAGATCTTGAAAGCAATACTGCAATTTCAATCATTGGTCTACGTGTTTGTAATGATTCAGATGGGTATTTAACTTCTTGTGATATGGATTCTCAGCTTATCTCTATTGATGGTGCTGAAATTTATACGGCTCAATCAGGTATTACGCCTGAAAAAAGAATCACAGGTGTGACATCTGAAGGTTGTATTAACTGTCACAATGATACTTTCCAAATCCATAATAGCAGTATTGATACTCACCACGCTGGATTCATTTTCAATGAAGATATGGACGTGACTGCTTGTGCTGCCTGTCATAACTCTCATGGTACTTACGCGAATAACGGTCAAGGTGCATTTGAACGTAAATTACATTTGAGACATAAAAATGAGTTTGTTGTTAGTGAGTGTTCACAATGCCATGAACGTATTGCGGAAGAGTCATTTGAACTTAAAGGTCCAATTAATACTTTCTTCACAGGTCCTGTGCTTGATGACGCTGGTGAGATTGTCATTGACCCAGAAACAAATGAGCCAGAAATGGAAATGAAGTCTGGCAAATACTCTACACCAATCGCAGCAACCTGTACTTCATGCCATGATTTAACAAAACAGTTAGATCCTGCACTTGGTGGCGGTTCACTTGAAGATCATATGAACAGTGCTAAAGCGAAAATCAACTTAGATTTTGCTGAAGTTGCTGAATACATGGAATCTGAATCTGAAACCTGCTTTAGCTGTCACTCCCCTGACGTAGAAAACCATACTCTAATTAATAACTAA